The nucleotide window TGGCTCAAAGGGTTTTTCTCAAGGACTGTTGGTAACTTTGGCTATTGCTGTACACAACATACCAGAGGGATTAGCGGTGAGCATGGTGCTGGCATCAAGGGGTGTCTCTCCACAAAATGCTATGTTGTGGAGTGTAATTACTTCTTTACCTCAGGTGCATCTTTAAAAATCACTTttgaattatataatataacttTGCTTGTAAATTTTGGTCTTTGATATGCACTCTTTGTTGAAGTCCCAAAAGAGTAGGCATATAATTCTATAGTCTACTGCAAATGTTTAACCTTGTCTTTGACTTTAGTTGCTTAACTTCTTATTCAAATGTTGATGCAGCCAATTGTAGCTGTTCCTTCATATATTTGTGCTGATGCATTCAGCAAGTTCCTTCCTTTTTGTACTGGATTTGCTGCTGGATGCATGATTTGGATGGTTGTTGCAGAAGTTCTTCCTGATGCATTCAAGGTTATTagcaatttattattttacacaATAGATATTTTCATCTGCATTGTCCTCTTTTTTGGGATGCGGGTGTCATGAACGAAGTCTCCTAAAACCTAAGCAATCAGGCTCATGAGATTTTTAGTAAGCTTGCAGTGACTAGAAATTTATGgcggaaagaagaaaaagggacaAGAGAAGCCTTGAATTATTGATGTGAGATGATTTGTTACataatataattcttttctttataCTAATAAATACTTTAGGTCTACTTCCAACTCAGCCTACTAGCATAACATCTCTATACAAATGAGGGATCCAAATAACTTCACTAGGAAGCATAAAATGTGCTGGGTGGGGATGCAAATGGGATCTGTCCGTCAAGTCCTACATGCTTTATAGATATGCAATATtaatttctcttcccttttcAATTTCAGGAAGCCTCAGCTTCACAGGTTGCATCAGCAGCAACCCTTTCTGTAGCATTCATGGAAGCTCTAAGCACCTTATTTCAGAATTTCACCCATGACTACAAGTGAGTTtgctgaatttttttattttgttgaggACAGGTTCCTATTGGGGTATCAACTGTATTATTTTGTTTGGATTCTGGCTTGGACAATTAGTATTGATCATCCATCCTTTgctaaaatttgaaaacaaataCTGTAAAATAATGGAATTTCTTTCGTATTCTGTCTGCTATCTTTTTCGTTTTCCTTCCctgaattttgatttctttttttacaGCTCTGAGGATGCTTCTGGCTTCTTTGTCTCACTACTTTTTGGCCTGGGGCCATTACTTGGTGGAGTTATCCTGGTTGCATTTGCTCTTGTGTTTCATCTCCAGCATGCTCTCCTTATGGGCACGGGTTgtggcattgcttttgttcTTGGAGCCTGGCGACCAGTGCAGCTTATTTTGTCTTCAAAATTAGGACTTATTCCCATTATGTTGCTCCTTGCAATGGGGGCTGCATTGGTCCATTTTACATCCTCAAGTGTATTGAAGATGGCATCCAAAAAAACCTCGGGTGGTGACTTGCCTACACTTACAGGCTTCCCACTTAGTGTTCACACCCTTCAGTCATTCATATCATGCGGTGCAGTCGCTTTTCACGCTTTGGCAGAAGGACTAGCATTGGGAGTGGCTGCACCAAAAGCATACGGACTTGGCCGTCACATGGTCCTTCCGGTCTCCCTACATGGGCTCCCCCGAGGCGCAGCCGTGGCTAGCTGCATCTTCGGTGCCACAGATAGCTGGCATGGTTCCCTTGCCTCCGCCGCCATAATCGGATTTATGGGTCCAATATCAGCAATAGGGGCTATCCTCACCGGTATTGACTATAGTGGCCTTGATCATATAATGGTTCTTGCTTGTGGTGGATTGATCCCGAGCTTTGGAACTGTAGTTAAGAGAGCCCTTAGTTTGGATAAGAGGAAGAGCACATGTGGCCTCATTCTTGGTATGGGGTTTGCTACTTTGTGTCTAACTTTCACTAGGTTGGTTTGCTTGCATACACTGTACTGCAATTCTGCACCTGAAGCTGTAAGATAAGAACACAACTATGCTTCATTTCGTGCAAGATTGATTTCTAATGTTCCTGCAACTGCAATATGCATTTCTTTAGTTCAATGTCTGAAGACATAGCTTCACAAATTTGGAGAGATTGTCAATGAAGGATGTGGAAAGAGAGAGGTCAAAGATGAAATCAGATTTTCAATTGAGCCAAGTTTTCATTTAGAACATGTGCCTTATGTGTCATACACGAGTTTTTACTTGTATATATAGTTTTACCAAAGATGGAAATggtaattttttcttctttttaatccTCTCTCAATAGGTGTTGTGACATATAGATCTGATATCTCATGGTGCTGATGGCCCATTCGCTAATACTATAGCATCTTGTGAATTTTGATATATCATCATATATGAATTCTCTTGTCTCCTTGACCATGTTCAACAAGATCTATGGAGTAGTTTGTTACTGTGTTAACAATacataaaacaaattaataaattgTATACCAACCAAATGTCTGACTTCACTTAGCAAGATCAGGAGGTTTTGTTCTGGTAGTATACCAACCAAATAAGGTGTTATATATGCACAATTATTTCCGCTAGTACCTATGTGAAAGTGCACTTGGTGAAATTGCTGCTGCAAAATTGGaattttccttttcaatttgTTCTGAAGTTAATACTTAATACTCCCACCATATTAATGAGAGTAGATTTTTGTGTTGGTTGTCTTGATAAGATGATGCTACAGAATGGGTCTTTTAAAAGACTAATTAAGTTATAGGTAGGTAGATGTCACTTTAAGTCAAAAAAATACATCCAAAGTTAACTGCAAGGGAACAATGTTAATTGAATGAGCTAAAAACCAAAAATGTAACGTGCACACCGAAATGCCACAAAATTTGGATCACACATTATCAATATCTCAAATCTATCCTTTTTCATTTACTCACTTATTTTGGTGCTACCTCATAAGTTTTCTCAAAGTTATGACATTCGGATGATAGTAAcaataataagaaaagaagaaaatgaaaaggacCTACAGAAAACTCAGAAGAAAAGCCTCTTCCAACAACCCTTCATAAAAGGTTTAAAAAAGAGAGATAAACTACTTGGAAAACAAGCAACAACATGAGAGTGATTTTCAGAATCACTTTGATGATGCTGATTGGTTACTGCTCTGAAATTCCTCTTCCCTTTCCACCAACTTCTCCTTCTCAGAAGCAAATCCAATCTCCACAGTAGTTGTTCCTTTTGGCCAACACTTTGTGCTCCTGTTAACCTTGCCAACACCACAAAGGACATTCCTCCAAGGACATTGTTGACCATCCTCAGAACTAACACCCATACAATGTTTGGTACCTAAAGTTGCTGCTGAATCCCATGTGAGCTGCCCAAGTTAGAGCATTCAACATTGTAGGTGGAGGCTTATTTGGGGTCCATCTTCTTCCTCATCGCAATCAACCCATTTGAGAGAGTAGTTCTGAGGTAGAAGGCATGGTTAGGAAAATTGAATATGAAAATAATGTTAAGTACGGGAATATCAATTTAGTTTGTAGGATTAACATCAAGAAAGTATGTTGGAGAAAGTTCGAAGAAACATGAGATGAGGTGGAAAAAACAACAGAATTGAATGAAGCTTAGACCAGCTTACACACATTTTATTAtcacaatttttttcaaaatttttccttAAATTTCTCCAACTAATATTTTGctgatattttaattataaattttaataatattattataaaaaaattaatttaatagttatattaatttatttttattttaattagttatctcaggattataataaaaatcaaagtaaaaaGGAAGAATACTTTAATTCTTATATACTGTTTATGATgaaaaactaatataaaattacattttataataaatagacCATAAATAGACACGagtcacatacatacatacatacatacataaaaTACCACGTCACCACAATCCCCCATGGCTCCGTCCAATCAAGAATCACACtgagatttaattttgaaaacccaACAGATCACAGTCAGATATCCAAAAAAGAGAATTTGTAAGTACCATTTAAACGCACTTGGTAATTGTTTGTAACACAAAATAAAGAAACCATATACAACATTCTGGGCGTGCCAAAAAGCATTTAACGAGGCAAAAGCTACGATGGAAACTAGTTATTCTAATTCTACTTATAGTGGATGAACTGAGCCAACTAAATTACTAAACCATGTGCAACAGGAAGTAATAGTACAGGGGAATAAATATACTACTGAATAATTAGTAGCAAGTTAGCATTAATCTCTACATTCGGAAATCCAAGACAGTAACTATATTGTTTGAAAAGCAAGCAGCAACTTTATCCCCGTCCTTGTTCCAACTAATTTCAAAGATCCCACCATTGCCAGCATATGTTTTCACAATTTTTCCCTCCTTGACCGACCATATATGCATGCATTTATCCATCGATCCACTAGCAAGATACTCACCATTTGGGCTGAATGCAATCGAATATACAGGATCCCTGAGAGTTTGTAACAGAAAGGAACAAATCAAAATGATGGGATAACATAACATCgattaattctaaaaattctaagtttgcaCTAAGCCCGCATTTCATGTTAATGATGTTTTAACATTTGTTCCTCGTCATATATCAGCATATGTAACTAATGTATGTATTAATTTCCACACCTGTGACCATTTAGGCTGTACAGTACTTTCCCTAGTTCCACATCCCAGAGCTTTACCGTAGAGTCGAAAGAGGCACTGCTTAAAACAATATCCAATTAGAGGCGAAAcactgaaaaataaataaataaataaataactcagAATGTCTCCACGTTAATTATAATAAACAGTAGCTCTTCTATAGGCATTTTTACCTTGCTAGTGTTAATTGTTGATTGGGACTGCTAGAACCAGAGCCTGCAGGGCTCCACCGGATTGTATATATCTCCTGAAGTAACATTGCTTTGTTAGGGCATAGATTCAAGGGGATAAATGGAAAGTGTACACATGGTCACATATTGCCATACCTTGACGTGTTCCTTCAAATCATGTATAAGCTTGTCCTGTTTCAGACTCCATATCTGGATCATAGTTTCATGAATAGACAAATGGATACTCATAAATACTAGGAAGCACAATGATAGTCAGGTTTACACTTAAAAGGGAAAATGCCCATCTATGGTTTTCATCTTAAACAAATAATCATAGTCCCTtaacttttttaataaatctaTAAAAAAGGCAATATATCTAAACAGAACTCTCTTCTAATTAACTACCCCACTGCCCTTCACTGGacagtttattttttatgaatacaaAAAGTATGCCAAACCAGTAATTTCCCATTGATTACTTTTGCAGTGTGATCGTCAGAGCAGGACGCCAGCAAAGTACCCGATGGATCCCATTTAATGGCATTAACTTCACCCTGAAACAACAGCATTTCAAACATTAGAGCAAGACTAAAGCAGTCATTGAATTCTCCAACATAACATTCTGCTTTTATGATGAAAAGTTTCTATGTCAACCAACTGATTGAGCTGGAAGTGATACCTGATGCCCTGCAAAAGTTTTGATTGGTCTATTCTCTCCAACTTTGCATACATATATCATATTATCAGTGGAGCATGTTGCAAATGAAACACTGTTCCGCCAATCAACGTCAAGAGTGGGGGCTgaaaatttgcagaaaattatgaTTATAAAGAAagccataaaaaaaaaattattcaccaAAACGCATAAAAAGGCTAGCTTACCTGAGTGAAATTCAAATTGTTGTTTCCATTCCCCAGTCTTTATGTCCCATACAATAGCAGTTTTATCTACACTTCCACTAAGAAGATAATCCCCCTTCTTGTTCCACTTCAGGGAAAATATTGGACCTTTATGCTTGTTTAGCGTACTCTTCAACTCTCCTAAAGAATCTCAGATGCATGACTTCAATTGACATCATAGAATACAACTTCCGTACTCACTAGTTGATGCATATAGATCATGACAAGAAACACatctataaaataaaacaacaaaaggCTCACCATCTTTAGTCCATATTCTTGCTTGCCCATCATAGGAACCAGTTGCCAATAATGTACCATCTGCCTGCATAACAAAAATCATGATGGAATATATTAGCTGGATTATAAGATGGATATACCAGTAAAGGAAGACAAAGATCAGGCTTTCAGCCAAATGGTGTGGTACATGTCCCACTAGAGACAGAGTTAACTCTATGAAGAAGCATGGCAAGAAGGCTACCACATTAATCCCCAAGACTCACATTCCAGTCAAGTGTTGTCACATCCTTGCTTTTTTCATTGGTTCTTCCTTTAAAATGCCTCAGCACCACAACATTTACTGGTTCATCATGCATGCAAGAGTTACAAGGTCCATCAGGTATTTTCCAAATTCGAGCCGTTGAATCACCAGATctgcaatattttttttttccaaaaactATTAGTTCAATCTCCAAACTTGAAATTGGTCAAGAGGGAGACAGGGAAGCAAGGGGATAAAAGTCAACATTGTTTGCCACGTGCTCACCCTGCATAAGTAGCACCAGAAACTGTGCCAATCACCATACAAAATTATGGATAATTTTAATACCGAACACTTTCATTGCACTACTAATTTATGACAAATCACCTTGCATTGTACACATAAGCCAAGTTCAGTTGGTTGTTCTATGTCCTCTAACCATATCaacatgaagaaaaaaaaagattatctTGATTCAAAAGAGCATGCCTAAAGGGAGTGGGAGTAGACAATGACAAGAGTGTGTTTTCCTTATGAAGTCATTATACTCACCCGGATGCGAGAAGAGAACCAGATGGATTCCATGCACAAGCAAAAACCTGTTAGGAATGAAATAGCTAATCATTAAGTCACATAATGTGAAATTACATAAGATCAATTAATGATGAGAAGAGCAAACAGATGAGTCCAAACCTCCGATGTATGGCCTTCCAAAATTTTCACATCAGAAGATGGAATTTCATTATGCAGTGAAATGGAACTTTGGGAGATCTCCATGGGCTCAGGCCCTGCATGAAAGAAATACATTCACCCTTATCTGAGATGCTATCAATAATGACTGCTAACTAATGGGAAAACAGTAAATAAGGCATTTGTATTTACCTCCTCGTGCTTTACTTTCTAGATTTTCAACTGTAGTCTTGTCTTCATGATTCTCAGCATGGTTCTGATCTTGGTGTTGTAGTTCTTTCTGTTCAcacttttcttgttctctttccTTATCTAGCTTCATTTTCTCCACACCTTGTTcattttccctttctttcttctctttttccaaTTCTTGAACGTGCTCCCGAGCATTGTCCTGAATTAAGtcatttgttattttgtttgattcatgCTTATTTTGACGTTGGTTTTCCTTTTTGGCCTTTACTATACTGTGCAGTTCATATGGGTCCTTTGTGATAAGATCAAGAGGCTGGATGAATGAAAAATCCTCATCCATGTCTGCATCGCTCTGGATACCTAACACAAACACCAATCAGCTTAAGGTCCTTAAGTATACATTATACACAACTTAATATCATCAATATCAACACGAGATAACATAAAACCCAatatcacaaaataaaattcttacACCACTCAAGTTTGCTTCCAGCTCAAGATATTGAATTCCCTTCTGTATGAACGTAACAAGAGCACCAGGAGGGACCATGTTTACATCAATTATTGTTTTATCGATTCCTGCTTCATACCCAAATGCAAATGCTGAATGGGTAAAACCTGAAACAAGACAGTAATCAGAATACATGGAAAGAAACATGTAATTTGCAAAATAGTTAAGTTATTAATTACACATAACTTTAGTGGTGCCCACTCttcgatttttttattttttattttttcaaataacaTGAACGAGCAATGATTATATAcaactttttttatttcctaGCACCTAGCTCAAAACTTCGTTTACATTGGTATGAATTCCAATTCACATAATATTCAAGGATAAACCAATACAAGTAACTGATACTTTGAATTCAGATAATATTTAAGTACAGAGGATTTAGCATTCCTAAGAACAAACCGAGGATAATAAATTTGCATTTACCATAATATGAAAGAAGAATGCGAAAGTATATTATAAAATCTGCGAAATTTCCCTTCCAAAATCGCGGTTTTGGGATGATAATACGTACTAAGACATATACATGCTTGTGAAATTaacaatacttttttttatttttctgtgaaGAGTGATAAAAAGACAAACTAGGAAAGAAAAACCATGTGTAAGAGTTCCTAACATAACACAAAAATCATTATGTAAGAATTTGGGAggagtaaaatttaaaaacaaaaaggaagTTGATTAAGAGAAAGAATAACCAGATTCGTGAAGATAACGGAAGACTAAGTAGTTCAACTCAGAGGAAGAGATTGAGATCATAGTGGTGGATCAGTGTAAATTTGTTGAGGTTAAATCTTCACTCTCTCCCAATGAACACTCAACACAAAAATTGTACTTAGGCtcagaagagagagagagagagaggtagcGAGGTGGTGGGTTGGGGATCGATTGGGATTGGGATTGTAATCGGGTCGGAACCCGATATCTGAATAGAAAGTCCGATTAGGAATCCTTACCCGAGTCAACAACACTCTTTGGCCCATATGTAATAAGGGTTGGGTTGGGCTGAAATGCTGAATAGCAATGGATTTATCTTTTTAGCCTTTTTCAGTTTTTCGAGAACAATTGATTATTACTTCCATTACACCAAATAAAAAGTGgagtaaaagaaaagaaatgcaaAAATGTAGATGGTGGCACCACCACCGTAGATCTTACTTACAAGGTAATCTGTCACCGTTCAGTGGTCAATTCATTACCTCACAATACACCTTCCCCTCTCTCGATTCAAACGGTTCTctcatttaaatcaaaattaataccGTGATTATTTGAGTTTGTATATTACTATCAGGTCAaaatatagatatttaattGCGTATTATTTAGAGTAATTGGATGTTTGAAcagtgtatttaattttttattctgagTAGCCAGTAAAAACAAAATGTTAATTGATAAAAAAGTGTGATATGTACAAGTGAACCATCCTTTTCCTTGCTTACCCTCAAAAAGCTACTAAGGGAGTGTAAGGAAACACTTCTTTAATTCGAAATCCCAAATCTCCCAAAAACgaaaattaaacaacaacaaaaatgaccGACCCGGAAATCGCACCCGCAACCCCATCGGAGCCGCAGCAAACCTCCCATGACCAACACTCCAACTCCGCCGCCAAGCTTGGCCCCGGCGGCATCTCCTTCAGCATATGGCCACCCACACAGCGCACCCGTGACGCCGTCGTTAACCGCCTAATTGAAACCCTATCCACTCCATCCGTGCTCTCCAAGCGCTACGGCACCATGACTCCCGATGAGGCCTCCGCCGCAGCACGCCAGATCGAGGACGAGGCCTTCGCCGCCGCCGGTGGCTCCGCGGCCTCCGACGACGATGGAATCGAGATCCTTCAGGTGTATTCCAAGGAGATCAGCAAGCGGATGCTCGACACCGTGAAGGCCAGAGCTAACACCGGTGCCGTCGCCGTCGATAACGGTGGAGCTCAGGCCCCTGCCTCCGACGTTGCCCCTCCACCAGCCGCTGAGAGTGCACCAGCTGAGTCTGAAACCTAATCCTTTTGAGGATTATAATATGTTAGGGTTCCTTTGTCGAAGCATTATTATtgctatataaaatattttaatattttctattatGATCTATCTGTAGAACTATGTTTCTTTATTGTGCCACCAATCTCTATTATAAATTTTCACTTAGAACATCTCCGGTCCTTTTTGTTGCGCCACTTGTGTACAATATGAGATCCTCCTTAATTTCGTTTTATCATTTCCCTATGTGTGTTGGCACCCTGTTTTCTTCTTTGCTGTGAAATTTGGTGTTTTGTTATGCCACATGTTAATACTCTCGTTCATTTTTTAATTCCTTGTGCTTCttcatcatttttatgattagAATCTGTCTTATTATTCCTGCTTTGGTTTAAAGTTTTACATATTCACATGACAAGGGGTTTTGTTTCTATAATTCAGAGTTGCTACTTTAGGCATTTTGGTGAATTTTAGCGATCTTGAATGCATGCTCATGCTTAGTATATTTTGGTTTCAGCagcttaaatattttatatgattttaattattgagTGCTTGGTGAGTATTCTCTTGTTGGCCATTATGGTTTCATGGATTTTGAATGGTCAGAGTGATTTGCAGGGACATTATGCtaattttgtgttttgattACACTTTACATTTCAATTATCAGAGTGATCTTGAAAGGGTAGAATGAATTATGAATTAACTTAGTTTATACAATCTTGATTCTTCATCTCGTATATGTCATTTTGTGGTGCGTGCCATTTAAGTGCCTCATATTCCTTATTTGCTGTTTCCTTTTATTAAATCATTTTGGAAACTGATCCAGCTTGGTTAGCTCAAGTGGTTTGACATTTGTTTCTTGTAAGGATTGGAGAATGAATCTTGTGAATAGGAGGCAAAAGAAACTGGAAGAGCTTTACTCTATACTGAAGTTCAATGGGTTTCAGATATTGATGGTTTAAAATAATAGAGAGGAATGTTATATCTGAATCTGATAAACTTAGGGCAGTTTGCTATTCCTTGCTTGGTTTGTAGAGTCTGTGCAGCGGCATTGATTATGTCGGTATAAAACATGATTGGGGGCAATTGAGTTTTGGGATTCTTGGGAATTAAAATTCGAGAGACTCTAGGCCCAGCATTTAGGGTATCTAAGATTCAACTGTCTTTTCTCTCTTGTATACTTTCTCCTCAGaataattgtttcttttatcttttaggtttattgaaaaattattgtatttttatattaatttttcaatgaatctaaaaagtaaaagagatttgagaagTAATGAGTATTATCTTTAACTCAGATGTATAGGATTTGAAAGTAGCTATGTTCTGGGTTTAGTTAATGGGAAGTGTTGGTTTGTCATGGTGTTTAATACCTTGAATTTTGCGGGGTGCTCCTTATGAAATTGAGGTGCTAGGATGGCCACCACATCCAAAGTTATTGGCAAGGAAAAACAGTGATCTGGCCATATATTTTNNNNNNNNNNNNNNNNNNNNNNNNNNNNNNNNNNNNNNNNNNNNNNNNNNNNNNNNNNNNNNNNNNNNNNCTTTGGGTTTGTTTAATGAAAACGTTGTACTCTTGTGCTACTTTCTGTGAGTTTAAATTCTGATGCCTTACCTTATTTCTCAGTCGGTAGTGAGGTACTAGTTCCTGCATGGATTGTGGACTATTATTCTATATTTCTATGTACCTTGTTTAGCATGAGATAATTCTTCAGATTCCTGCATGTCTCGTATAGAGAACATACAATGGCGTCTCTTCCATGTCCATGCTTTTCCTTTGCCCGTTCCCTGCCAGTCTCTCCTCCCCCGTTCATCAAAACATAGCTTTAGGATCATAAATTTAGATTAgatttttaatgtctttttgGCCAGACAATTTTTTCCCCCACAGTATTTCTCAATCTAGGATGCTAATGATTAATCCGTGGTGGATCTAAACTTTGTTTATAAGTTTGTATTACTACATATAGGACGAGATTCAATCCTTTGGTATTGGGATAATTACTAGACCAATTCAAATTTGTCAATTTGACAGATTTTAATTTGACAGATTTTAATTGTTTAGgcttcataatattttttttttttggtttagtttGGGAAAGGTAAGATCCGCCCATTCTTGTTTCTGGTCCAAAAACCCGCGATTTAACCATGCGGGCGGACCTCAGATAAATTGCGACGAGTGAATGTCAGCCCATAAATACTTTTTTTGTAGAGAACTGTCGTTGCAACAGATATCAGAAACATTCTTATTTGAACCGGGtagtattttttagaataaaatatattttttcttcttaaaatttaataaaaattttaaaaatatttttaaaatttattttattttaattttgtcttaaaaattgtttatttgcatcaaatgtatttttagaaactaatttttttaaaaatttagaactaATTCAGCAATCATTttacaattataatttttaaaataagcaaTTGGATCTTAATTGTCAATTGATACTGCTAAAttggttataaattttttaaaaattagttttttttttcataataactTTACGGAAATATGAATCTTCTAAAATTATGACGTCTTTGTcataacattatatattataacaTAAAAGATTTATAGaattaaactacttttacaaaaagATCGGAAGGTATAAAAGATTCCGTCGACTAAGAAGAACAGGATCTctgttga belongs to Arachis duranensis cultivar V14167 chromosome 8, aradu.V14167.gnm2.J7QH, whole genome shotgun sequence and includes:
- the LOC107461198 gene encoding putative zinc transporter At3g08650, whose product is MLHMAPNLKLRLCVTLLFLVLSVLLFGISNAESEGVSQIVRSAPDKDVGANVFDGTGEGSFKFEDGNTMKTNRKGGNNRVSISTVALFTLAMAAATGLGAVPFFFVELDPQWAGLCNGMAAGVMLAASFDLVQEGQEFGAGNWVVTGILSGGIFIWLCKKFLEQYGDVSMLDLKGADAAKVVLVIGIMTLHSFGEGSGVGVSFAGSKGFSQGLLVTLAIAVHNIPEGLAVSMVLASRGVSPQNAMLWSVITSLPQPIVAVPSYICADAFSKFLPFCTGFAAGCMIWMVVAEVLPDAFKEASASQVASAATLSVAFMEALSTLFQNFTHDYNSEDASGFFVSLLFGLGPLLGGVILVAFALVFHLQHALLMGTGCGIAFVLGAWRPVQLILSSKLGLIPIMLLLAMGAALVHFTSSSVLKMASKKTSGGDLPTLTGFPLSVHTLQSFISCGAVAFHALAEGLALGVAAPKAYGLGRHMVLPVSLHGLPRGAAVASCIFGATDSWHGSLASAAIIGFMGPISAIGAILTGIDYSGLDHIMVLACGGLIPSFGTVVKRALSLDKRKSTCGLILGMGFATLCLTFTRLVCLHTLYCNSAPEAVR
- the LOC107461208 gene encoding WD40 repeat-containing protein HOS15 isoform X1 yields the protein MISISSSELNYLVFRYLHESGFTHSAFAFGYEAGIDKTIIDVNMVPPGALVTFIQKGIQYLELEANLSGSDADMDEDFSFIQPLDLITKDPYELHSIVKAKKENQRQNKHESNKITNDLIQDNAREHVQELEKEKKERENEQGVEKMKLDKEREQEKCEQKELQHQDQNHAENHEDKTTVENLESKARGGPEPMEISQSSISLHNEIPSSDVKILEGHTSEVFACAWNPSGSLLASGSGDSTARIWKIPDGPCNSCMHDEPVNVVVLRHFKGRTNEKSKDVTTLDWNADGTLLATGSYDGQARIWTKDGELKSTLNKHKGPIFSLKWNKKGDYLLSGSVDKTAIVWDIKTGEWKQQFEFHSAPTLDVDWRNSVSFATCSTDNMIYVCKVGENRPIKTFAGHQGEVNAIKWDPSGTLLASCSDDHTAKIWSLKQDKLIHDLKEHVKEIYTIRWSPAGSGSSSPNQQLTLASASFDSTVKLWDVELGKVLYSLNGHRDPVYSIAFSPNGEYLASGSMDKCMHIWSVKEGKIVKTYAGNGGIFEISWNKDGDKVAACFSNNIVTVLDFRM
- the LOC107461208 gene encoding WD40 repeat-containing protein HOS15 isoform X2, which gives rise to MDEDFSFIQPLDLITKDPYELHSIVKAKKENQRQNKHESNKITNDLIQDNAREHVQELEKEKKERENEQGVEKMKLDKEREQEKCEQKELQHQDQNHAENHEDKTTVENLESKARGGPEPMEISQSSISLHNEIPSSDVKILEGHTSEVFACAWNPSGSLLASGSGDSTARIWKIPDGPCNSCMHDEPVNVVVLRHFKGRTNEKSKDVTTLDWNADGTLLATGSYDGQARIWTKDGELKSTLNKHKGPIFSLKWNKKGDYLLSGSVDKTAIVWDIKTGEWKQQFEFHSAPTLDVDWRNSVSFATCSTDNMIYVCKVGENRPIKTFAGHQGEVNAIKWDPSGTLLASCSDDHTAKIWSLKQDKLIHDLKEHVKEIYTIRWSPAGSGSSSPNQQLTLASASFDSTVKLWDVELGKVLYSLNGHRDPVYSIAFSPNGEYLASGSMDKCMHIWSVKEGKIVKTYAGNGGIFEISWNKDGDKVAACFSNNIVTVLDFRM
- the LOC107461237 gene encoding MFP1 attachment factor 1, with protein sequence MTDPEIAPATPSEPQQTSHDQHSNSAAKLGPGGISFSIWPPTQRTRDAVVNRLIETLSTPSVLSKRYGTMTPDEASAAARQIEDEAFAAAGGSAASDDDGIEILQVYSKEISKRMLDTVKARANTGAVAVDNGGAQAPASDVAPPPAAESAPAESET